The sequence attatttcgctatcatgcgacgattccgtcgcattctatgtccagctgaaaaccactatataacctttgtataatttgtgtctatgaaaatgtatgtgaatgctccacacaagggtttttaaatattgcaacctagtatgagaatcatcaagttgaatcatcgactagattttctgcaataattgtcaacttgcgactctctcttggtaaattccacacagcggcgatcattatcagactgaaattttttttaagggccatgaaatactcagagtatgaagtggagcgaagaaatgtagaaaaattctctcgaggttaatgcattgagagactcaaattcttgtagcatcttctaccggattgaaaatgttgtatacaatatagataaaaatcgagcagcttctgtcaaattttcagcaatcaccaacactgccagCAAGTATCCGTTTTTGTCCGTTGATCTGGGCCACTCTGTGATAAACTTATTTTCGTTTACTTCTTTGTTTACGTGGATATCTCTGACGTGTAGTAGTCTTTCCAACGTTGTACAATTTGTTCATTTGGTTCGGAATTGTTCCGCAACCAGTTTTTGTGGGACATCAGTTCCTCGATATCAAATAAAAGATACTGCATTTAATGATTGAGATTAATTTTAAATGAGTGTAATATTATCGAATGGTAGTTTCAATGCTTTATTCCGCAGAGCTAGCAAAGAAGTAGTAACTGCACTTTTAGATTTGACCAAAGCTTTCTAGTTGCGGTTGTGGAAACGATCGTAGATAAATCCCGATGGATTTTTCTTGTTTACTGTACTGTCTCGTGCATTATAATAAGTCTCCtagataaaaaaatataaacatatTCTTAGCATTCCCtagtttttgagattttttttaggtAGATATAATTACCGAAATCTCTGAAAGAAATCGGAAGAGGAAAATACATGTTATTTGCGATGTAGCAGTCTGCAATAGTATGAGCTAAAAACTTCCTGTGCTCTGAGTCCAGATTGTTGTGCGCTTTATAGAATTGTGTTGCTATTTTGCCTTTTTCGTTTCGTTGCAAAATATCATCCAATAAAGTGGACGTAACGTTCGTTGGCAAAAGTTTATGCTTGTATGCTGCTGGTTCCGGCATCCAGTTTACTTGTGACGAGAATGTTTCATGACTAGGCGTTTGGTTAAAGAGACAGCTTTCTTGCCATCcacagagtttttttttacgtaGAGCCTGTTTATGACCCGTCCATTTAGCTACCGAAAATACATCAGTCAAAGCCTTTTCATCCAACAATTTAAGGTAGGCAACTGTGATACCGCGACCTAaaaccaaaaatatttaaacacaATTTCCATCAACGCCAGAATGCAAATACCGATAAGGATTGCATATGTATCTAGTTCCAATTTCCAGTTATCAATAACGATCCTATATAGCTTTGGATTTTCATCGTTTTCTAGTGGATCGAAATTCGGAATATTGCTTTAGTTCATTCTCTATGTAAATTACTTTCCGAATATGAATTGCGGATTGGATACGAGATCATccacaaaaatttcaattttattgtTCTTCATTCGATAATCACACTTTTTAGACACACGCTTACATATACCATACCACAAAATGAcacggcagatttttttttcttaaaatgacGGATACTCAATACGCTTATGTAAAAATACCATGTTCATGGTAATTTGGAAATTTTATTCAGGTTTGGTAAAAAATATTGGTAAAGCCTGTTAACAATACCATGTTCATAGTAAAACATAGGGGAATGGAATGGAATCCCCTCGGGCCCGGACTTTTTCAGGGGACCAGGAAATTAGAAGATTCAAAATTGTATCTTCTAATTTTTCATacaacaaaatatcaaaaatcgaaaCCAATTTGGCTTGCAAATTATTTTGCCTgaataatgtatttaaaaatctctTGATTCAATGATATTCCCATGCTCACAATGCTTTTTAGTTCTCATGTTCAGGGGCCCGAAATATTGCAGTCCCCTCGGGCCCGGATTTGCTCTTGGCGGCTCTGGCcggaataaatatatttttcgtttgCTTAAACCaacattttgattcaaatcaaacaaagaTCATTGTTGATGTGGAAGGGAGAAAATGGGTTCAACACAACTATATTCTAGTGGGAGCGTTGAAAAGGTCGAAATACGAAAAGCGAAATAACGAAAGGCCGGAATATATCAgcagtttttcaaagaagggcgaatctaacattgacagcaaatggagaaaaacatcgttgaatgtttcgactttggtttcaaatcctatttagaaattatcgtatattctcagatcaattttcgattagtcgatgaattgttggtttatctttaaaaggcatgcaaattttaccactttccttctttATCCACTGAattaatcaacataaaaagcgtTTCGCCTTTTTTCgatttacttttatgcttcctccacgctctttgaacataactcatggtttgagttgcgattactcaaattcataaactggagcaatatgtcaaaatttgagtaaaataaactcgttgcatgagttctctcgcatttattcatacattagagtaagcgttgagtttttaaacatttgagtgaaaaaaatacttcttgcagttcagtgcgttttcattctcggaatattcttatcgaaataaagaatgcaagaatacgtcgttttccattgccgtttctagatccggttttgaaaacatgaatcaacgtcaatcattgatgttttgtggtttcaattatgcttagtgaaaagcgcaacataaggatatcaaaataattcaatttttactccaaaccgttcaagaggaaacggttttgaatcactattttgcgcaagcaagaagaataactttgtatatgaaaattaacgaagaaaaatttcttcattttgagagcaagcccaagcaaccagaagttccacaattacttaaaaagtccactttcttgctgcttaaaagtacacacggaacttttgagaacttgaaagtacagatcaagttccgcgtgaactttctagctgcttaagaaaacacgtggcaatttttgacagttcgaagtacagaacaagttccgcgtgaactttctcgctgtttaagagtgcacgtggtacttttagcaacttgaaagtacagaacaagttccacgtgaactttttcgctgcatagaagctgaacaatgtattctagaagcagcttagaagttcgttccgctgcgtcgcgcgaactctcaagtgtggataattacttaaaaaatgggctgcttagaatgctattgattacctttgagagctgcttaagccaaatcagtcccttttatccgaacttttggttagttgggagaaactcaaattttgagttgaacttactcaaattttgaacaaaatatttttttcttatcttgagtaaaaattactcaagttttgacaatctttcgtcccttaacgcaaaaatgagtagatacaTCTAGGAAAGCCAGACCGATTGTATCAACGggcagaccgggcaaacgaatcGTTTCGGCCTTCTGAGTTTCGGCTTTCTATGTTTCGACCTACTGAGTTTCGGCTTTCTATGATGTACGGCTTTTTGTGTTTTCGGCCTTTTGTATTCCGGCTTTTCGTTTTCCGCCTTTCGCCTTCCGCCTTTTGTAGTACTCCCGtcttgttaatttccagcgaatttcaatagtttatattgggattctaaggagaactggttatttactagttctgtatatccgaaaaacatgaagttttaaatttgtatattcagttatataatgttttcgtttaaaaataaactgaaaatcagcacgaaaacgtgcaaaatcaggaaagaagaagaagaagacgaattgacaattcagtccgcatcttctcactcaattccgaatgatttccgaatcaaccggttgtaggcgaaccggttcattcggaatcggttgttgcactggagttggaattgattcggaattcattatgatttccacatgaaattccgaatgaaaatttctcgccgattcggaattgattcggaatccattcggaatccattcggatctgataatgtgggtatcaaggtatccagctctcacatttcacgaacaaatcgtAAGTAACATACTTTTGAGTGAACATGGCGTatgggagaaaaatgtcaaattagtgcgcgccaaaatatcaGCACTGCacatgatatgttcaatgtgatgccgtgcgatggcgtagctgaactgaagattgatatctccctaagctgacagggtctgctactATAGTAAGACATTTATAATTGGTATCCATTTTCATTTGAAGCGATTTATTTTACAAGCATGCAAATATTTTGTGAAAGTTACACAAGTTTCCGGTCGTGTCGAATAGAGTCGAATGGTGTCTGCGATCCAGGCTTTCTTTACACAATTAGCACACACGTTTTTATTGTTCAATTCTAAATACATACGTTATAATAATGTCATGTTCTTGTATTATAGCTTTTAATTCAGTTTTTATTGACTGGAACACCATTTTAATTGATATATATTGATTGTCGATATAGAAACGTATGGTGGGTTTTCCAGACCTTAGTGTTGTATGttgtaacaaaatttttgtttctaacAAGATTGTGATGAACGAACTCTTACTTGTTGACCACTTGCGATTGCGTTCTGTCGACTTAGTCTAGATCCTTTTTCGTTGGAATTAAAGTGATTGACTTGCACTAAcctaagaaaaaaattgttatatttattttgaatgtatATTTCAATATGTGTGCAAGTAGGAGAGACAGGCTGGTTGACCGAGATTTACTTTCAGAATTTCTGTACTCAGTACAGATCTCGTTACGATTTACGCTAACATATCATGATGATACAACTTTTGAGATCATATGTGAATTATTAAAATATGCAACACATAAAACGCATTTATGGAAAACGTTTGTTCGTGAACACAAAAGTTAGTGTTCATCTTTTTGTAGGTACAAAAAATCCTCTGCTCTTTACTTTTTAGTCTTTTAACTACATATGCAAGTCTTAGTTTCGGTAGCAATGAGACTTTTTTTTATAGTTCTCGCTGCTATATTTTTCTTCGCCTGCTTATGCGCTTACGTTTGGTTTATTTTTACCTCATTTAATGCTGTTTTATTCAGAAATCATTCAAAATTTGGATCCTTCGGTTTTTACGACCTTGACGCTTCATCCAATCAGCTTGTGCATTCGCCTTGGGGAGAGTTCTGTGCTTTCAGAGAGCAGATTTTATACTGATGTACGAGTTAAAAAAGAGATAAAAAGAGTTCTCGTACAAACGACAACGCAGAAACTCCTGAAAGTAGTTAGGTACATGGGCGACCTGATACCCTATCTAAATCACTATACATGTCACCTCTACGCATAGCAGCATATGTACAATAAAAGATACTTGGCCAACCAGCCCAGGTCTCCCATGCTTAGAAAAACTTCAACAGACATAAAATATAATACTAACGTGTTTTCCGAATTGTACTGTCGGAGCTCCAGCATTCGGATCGGAAGCGGATAGGGCACTCTGTTGTAATAGATATTTCGAAACCTCTTGGAGTGATCTAGGTCATATGCAGGTTTAAAactgaaaaagttttgtttgagCTGCAGAAGACTCAGTCTATTCGTTCCGTAGTGTTGTTTTATCAAACGAATTCGTTGACATACATATCTGATTGTATTTCGCCACCAGTTTCGAGCGCGTGGAGCCGTATTTGTCCAGTGACGCGTCAATTTATCGTCATTTAGCACCGATAGGTTAAAATCGCTTCGGGTGCCTGCAAACCTTGGACACCATTCCTGGTACGGATCAAAATACATAAATTTGTGTTCCATTGAAGATACTCGATGATGATGACCTCGTTTCAACGATGCTTGTGTCGGTGTATTCAAACGACTGATCAGTGAGTCCATGTTGCTACTGCGGCGCTTGAGTCGACGTTTGTCGCTTTCAAGTTCCATTTTCTCTCTATCGTCGGGTTTCTTATCTTGTCGTTTAGTTACTTTCACGTTGGTTCTACATTCTGTATTGCAACTGGTATCTCCGAAAATTCCTCGAACCTCTGCTATTTTGATTAGATATTTTGAATCGAGACGAATGACTTCTTTCCTCTTTATCAAAGACAAGAACAGGCCATCATCTGCGAAGCTCAGACAACTGTCGCGATAGGGACAAAAGTCTGGTATCTCAATAGTCTCAAATTGGTCACTTAGTGGAACTTCGACGTCTTCTATGGATGGCTTTCTGAAATCATCATCCTCTGATTGGTTGTCACAATATTCCTCTGATTTGCAAGTTTTAATGGTATCCTGTCGACCAAGAAGTCTGTTCACGAGTTGGTTACCTGCTGCCTCCGCCAGTGCAGCTAGTTCTCGATCTTTGGCTGCTTGTAAATGCAAGTCATAAACTCTCTGGTTAACATACTCAATAACTTTTTCAACCATGATTTCATTTTCGGTTTGTACGATTGAATGAGTTTGGTATAGGATAATTTGAACCTGCGGCCTAGACATGCAATGCTTCAGCGTTTCTCGTTGTTCAACTAACAGCTTGGACACCCGTTGCTTACTTTCTTCTGTCATTTCCGATTCAGATAAAATTTCGAGCATCGATAAGTCGCCTCCTCGACTGCATATCAAATCGATTGGATCACTAACCGCAGAATACGAGCTTGGTGGATTGGCGAATACACCGACAACTCGTTCAATCATGCCGGCTCCATGTGGAACATCAATGAAGTTTTCTGCGTAAAGTTTGACATTACTAACACCGAGGTCGACCATGTACTGTTTGTATTCGTTTAATTTATTGCCACAACCGAACGCAAGAAAGTTATGAACTCTTCGGCAGGTGAACAGAAGAGATGCCAAATAGGCAGTAGATCTTGGTGATGAGATGTGCGTCTGCACTACGTCCCCAGTAAGTTCATAGAGTTCCAATAAACTCGCAAAGATCGCGGGCCCTATCATGAAAGAGCGGTCTTGTATAATCATTTCATGTTGTTGGAATATTTGCGATCTAATAAATTGAGTTCTGTTTTCCGGAAAGATAGATATCACTTGAGGACATAAGTTATCCCACTTGTACTTTCCAACAGCGAGAGGTACAAAAAATGTTCCTTTGAGATTGTTCGTAGCATGGTCACTTGAGAGGGACGGATTGTGCTCTTCAATTACATGTAGTCCAATAAAATTAAGCAGTTCGTTGGCCTTACTTTTGTTTTTGACACGAAATGTATTGATCCATCCAGTTACAATTGGATtcgaaacaacaacagcaactttCTCATCCTGAAGATGCGGTGGCAGTAGTTCTATTAAACTGTGGGCACTATTTTGAATGCGGATCCGAGTCAGAGCTGCGGCGTTTTGGATGCTGTGTGTATCCAAGCATTTCTCGATTTCTAAATAAGGAATTGTTAGTATTTTTTTGTCCTGGCGTTGTACAGAATCGAAGCGGAAGAACAATCGGCATAAAAACATTAAACTGCTAatgcgaagacgaaacgtaaactcaagtaatcttctaaataatttaaattatgaCAATTATTAcgtcgtaaacaaacaaacagataTAATCATTCTGCATTTATACATTACGTGTTTGAATTAAAGGAAATGGAAAGATATCCGGTAATATGTAATATGATCTGATGTAACAACCTTTCCAAGCGTGAGCATTTTTTAAtaccgattagttttgcataccTAGTAAACCGGCTTCACCGAAAAGagaatttttcaaagttattaGTTCTGGTTCCCGTTTCGCGAACTTTCTAAGATACATATCATATAAAAGTAGCCACACTCGTGTTGTCTCATGCTTCAACTGAAATTATTATAAAAGTATGTAATTGTTGTAATTTAGAACAACACATAATTGGTTTACCTGAGGATTCTTTTCATAGAAATCAGTATTTTTAAGTACTTGTTGTAGAACTAGTTTAACTGAAAAATGAATAAATCAAATCATTAACTCGGTATTTAATTATAAGAAGGTAAGTGTTCGTACCTCAgaaaaccaaaatttctaataaagTAATCAAGGTGTGTAAGAAAATTGACTACCTTTCTGAAAAGTGATTACCAAGTAGCAACTAGTCTGTGTAGGCGCTCAATCGCAATCGCTTGCGGTCACTTGCGACGATTTGTAACGGATTTTCTAAGGATTTTCACATGCAAGCAAAGCGAAATTTCGTTCTagattggatgtctgttctttgTAGCAAATATTGTAGCACATGTACTAAAACAAAATTAGCGTTATATGTATTGGATCTAGAAGCAAGTAAGTTGGGTTCCGTACAGATTGAAGCCCCTTGATGTTATTTGTAAGCAATTTTGTTCATCTCTGTTGATTTTAAAAATAAGTCGTTTGTATCCTACAGTCGCTGTCAACGAAAATTTTCATGGTAATCCGGAACGCTGAACTAAGTATGTGCTAAGCCAATGGTTCTCAAACTTTCTTGGGCGAATGCCCATTTTGGATACATCATTTCTTCTTCTACCCACCAAGTTAAAAAACttataattttgttatttttacgtttcgtctttgactcatcagtgcataattttggaaaaaccagTTTTTTCCCAATCCAacaagattaaaatgaaatgttAATTCTAGATCCTCTCGAAcaaacattgggtaagaaaaatACCCGATAAGAGATTCTACAAAATCTAACATAGTGCTCAGTTGAAGAATcaaagagattttttttctcataaatacgtATATATCATGGGCAATATACATAAtatacggttatgtgccctagcacaaaatttggctaacccctaaatgaccatacctgcatcggccagaaatagtcgaaaacacgttttcgttcggcacgtcagaaaagacattgcactccgttgcaaaacaaaaagtgttctgtaagtagcagaaactttacgtctgcttagcggttcaaattgaactgccgaatttagcactaagcagttcaatttgaactgctgtgcactgatgagtcaaagacgaaacgtaaaaataataaaaacggttatgtgccctagcacaaaatttggctaacccctaaatgaatatacataagtttttcttcgccgtggcatccacaatacatagtacggtaaacctaatacatttcgaatatcatattagtatgttggtattcattagttaatctaaacactgtttttatcaagcgagttgttattttaaattacattaaataaaatacatttattttgtacatgatcttataactatttcaggtttgtttgtatcagttcatcacttttattcaatatcatatagttgactattggttgaactcatggaagagaaaacagtctaacataaaataaaatttaaattggaactccaatggatttaatgaaatgataaagaagtgtcatgtatgtaaggtcacgacaagcaagaatgtcgcgaactgggacattggatagtctaccttgagtacgcaaggaatttattagttgattgaacatgagtctggacatcacacgaatgaagtccctactcacatccagtccatgccttagtcgatattttaggaataattgagtgcattcaccgacccagatcatctttatcccaagaagcttgccagctggcaagtgttctttgtcgAGACGcgctatgaaattcgttgaaagcattcAGTCTCTCATAAActacaccctcaatagcaccacgtttggctaaaatatcggctctttcattgcctggaatggagcaatgagccgggacccaaactattgtgatttgataattattgttcaatatgtcgttcattctctgttttattttacccaagaaaaacggttcatttttgccagcagcgtttgaacgaatggtttcaattgtactcagactatctgtgaagagaaaataatggtttggagataatgtgaggattacactcaaactgtaATTAAccgctgctaactctgctatataagcagatgcaggttcttgaagcctaaatgaagccgaaacattattgttgaatataccaaacccagtagcctcttcaattcgtgatccgtccgtgaaaaacattttctcagagtcaatatgcctgaacttacttgaaaatatgtttgggatttccatcgagcgtaggttatcgggattccacgcacatcgcgctgcatggatgtgtagaaaaatagagttgagtcagggacatttaggagggtgtCACGGATTGGAATATATCTATAAAATACGAAATCCTGTCAGAAGTGGGATTCTAACCCACGCCTTCAGAAAAGACTACGACCTGAACGTAGCGtcattttttgcgaattttcttTCAGAGCTATCGTTAATGGATAATATAAAGCAccattcgaacaaaattttgcaattttaaaaatattgagcAGTAAATCGGTGAAGAAATATTTTCGAGGACGCGTTTTGTAAACCACGATTTGTGATGTCCACATCTCAGCGCGAGAAtatcaaaagtaaaaaaaatcaatgtaacatagttgtagtagatgtttttctagacccctaggtttttaaattttttttaaattttttgaattttcagtggctgtttaaagtcaaaactgcGATCTTCCTCGAGAAAATccgtcattttgtagctgtatagCTTCTCCAaagtaacaataaaaaaaagaaaagggaaacgttggggtggaatattttgtttgtaGAAGGTgagtgcaaaatttaaaaataattggtaaagtagttttcaaacgaacaCGGACTCTTAAAACGTATTTTCGAGAAATACGCCTTCaaagtttattgtttattggaaacaatttatttttctagggACGCGTAGGGTCtgacactttaaaaaaatcatatttttctttgtattttgttatcatAAAGCATttggcgactctactaatgagatgacgatTGATGCAATAGCCCTTGGTTTTTCTAATAAATTCTAACATAATGACTATGGGTAAATCTGCGCATCCCAAAATACACACACttcgttcggtaattttttcatcttttgacaaatttttaacagtcgaatttttgaacattctcattctactgatatcagcaaaaattaaaaacttgttTGCCGATTTGGTCGCTTTCATCAGCTGCTGTCCATTCGGTTGACTGTCGGTTTTACTCAGACGTATAATGATGGATCCATATTTCATTAATTGTAacgtatcgacgaaaaaattccTATTTATCATACTTAAATATGGCCAAACACTTTTGtgaacggctccctattttatctgacctcctatttccatctcatcccttcataactttgaacatgaatcatattttttaaagtacctgaaccaaactgtaaaatgtttcaaaatgtttatttaagctattgtcacactattccattaaaaatttgttttaaatcctcagtgatcgttttttccatttaaaataacagttcggctgaaaagtttgtatcgtttaatagaaacacacatttttttgccaaaattcgtttttattattcaacataattgccatcagaggcgatacagcgattatagcgatcttccaatttttcgataccatttttgtagtacgatttgtcctttgcctcaaaataggcctcagtttcagcgattacctcttcattgcttcaaaattttttaccagcgagcattctcttgaggtctgagaacaggaaaaagtcattgggggccaaatctggagaatacggtggatgagggagcaattcgaagcccaattcgttcaatttcagcatggttttcatcgacttgtgacacggtgcattgtcttgatgaaacaaaactttttcttcttcaaatgaggccgttttttttttaaatttcgtccgtcaaacgctctaataacgctatataatagtcactgttgatggtttttcccttttcaaggtagtcgatgaaaattataccatgcgaatcccaaaatacagccgccataaccttaccggccgattgttgagtctgttgagtcggttcatcgcgtgcagtccactcagctgactgtcgattggactccggagtgaagtgatggag comes from Malaya genurostris strain Urasoe2022 chromosome 3, Malgen_1.1, whole genome shotgun sequence and encodes:
- the LOC131434471 gene encoding uncharacterized protein LOC131434471 isoform X2, translated to MLLEIVEFKLVLQQVLKNTDFYEKNPQLKHETTRVWLLLYDMYLRKFAKREPELITLKNSLFGEAGLLEIEKCLDTHSIQNAAALTRIRIQNSAHSLIELLPPHLQDEKVAVVVSNPIVTGWINTFRVKNKSKANELLNFIGLHVIEEHNPSLSSDHATNNLKGTFFVPLAVGKYKWDNLCPQVISIFPENRTQFIRSQIFQQHEMIIQDRSFMIGPAIFASLLELYELTGDVVQTHISSPRSTAYLASLLFTCRRVHNFLAFGCGNKLNEYKQYMVDLGVSNVKLYAENFIDVPHGAGMIERVVGVFANPPSSYSAVSDPIDLICSRGGDLSMLEILSESEMTEESKQRVSKLLVEQRETLKHCMSRPQVQIILYQTHSIVQTENEIMVEKVIEYVNQRVYDLHLQAAKDRELAALAEAAGNQLVNRLLGRQDTIKTCKSEEYCDNQSEDDDFRKPSIEDVEVPLSDQFETIEIPDFCPYRDSCLSFADDGLFLSLIKRKEVIRLDSKYLIKIAEVRGIFGDTSCNTECRTNVKVTKRQDKKPDDREKMELESDKRRLKRRSSNMDSLISRLNTPTQASLKRGHHHRVSSMEHKFMYFDPYQEWCPRFAGTRSDFNLSVLNDDKLTRHWTNTAPRARNWWRNTIRYVCQRIRLIKQHYGTNRLSLLQLKQNFFSFKPAYDLDHSKRFRNIYYNRVPYPLPIRMLELRQYNSENTLVQVNHFNSNEKGSRLSRQNAIASGQQVRVRSSQSC
- the LOC131434471 gene encoding uncharacterized protein LOC131434471 isoform X1, with product MCQSDMNNMCADYLFYVSRADIFSVYPTILQEILVLEDLFRSKKAFRSAISTDKVQLQLPSEFDWQLKQYFRLLEQQKKINAAGDSGVLLKTSLDLKETTIWETKDKSLDEISSFSSPALGDASSTQRRKQRRCYQDNPIDFCNIDEYNQWRLEDIARAGKLLNLPPLEVSFDDEFVMRKVYSMIYDVFRFKLVLQQVLKNTDFYEKNPQLKHETTRVWLLLYDMYLRKFAKREPELITLKNSLFGEAGLLEIEKCLDTHSIQNAAALTRIRIQNSAHSLIELLPPHLQDEKVAVVVSNPIVTGWINTFRVKNKSKANELLNFIGLHVIEEHNPSLSSDHATNNLKGTFFVPLAVGKYKWDNLCPQVISIFPENRTQFIRSQIFQQHEMIIQDRSFMIGPAIFASLLELYELTGDVVQTHISSPRSTAYLASLLFTCRRVHNFLAFGCGNKLNEYKQYMVDLGVSNVKLYAENFIDVPHGAGMIERVVGVFANPPSSYSAVSDPIDLICSRGGDLSMLEILSESEMTEESKQRVSKLLVEQRETLKHCMSRPQVQIILYQTHSIVQTENEIMVEKVIEYVNQRVYDLHLQAAKDRELAALAEAAGNQLVNRLLGRQDTIKTCKSEEYCDNQSEDDDFRKPSIEDVEVPLSDQFETIEIPDFCPYRDSCLSFADDGLFLSLIKRKEVIRLDSKYLIKIAEVRGIFGDTSCNTECRTNVKVTKRQDKKPDDREKMELESDKRRLKRRSSNMDSLISRLNTPTQASLKRGHHHRVSSMEHKFMYFDPYQEWCPRFAGTRSDFNLSVLNDDKLTRHWTNTAPRARNWWRNTIRYVCQRIRLIKQHYGTNRLSLLQLKQNFFSFKPAYDLDHSKRFRNIYYNRVPYPLPIRMLELRQYNSENTLVQVNHFNSNEKGSRLSRQNAIASGQQVRVRSSQSC